In Sphingobacteriaceae bacterium, the following are encoded in one genomic region:
- a CDS encoding 1-deoxy-D-xylulose-5-phosphate reductoisomerase codes for MSTKKIAILGSTGSIGTQAIEVIKANPDIFTAEVLVANGNAELLIQQAIELNPNAVVIADEQKYLTVKKALESYDIKVFAGQKSVEQIVEMESIDVVLASIVGYAGLASTIKAIENKKNIALANKETLVVAGELVTRLAQENAVNIYPVDSEHSAIFQCLAGEWENKIEKIILTASGGPFRGKKRDELTQIKKEQALKHPNWSMGAKVTIDSASLMNKGLEVIEAKWLFNLKPEQIEVIIHPQSIIHSLVQFEDGSIKAQMGLPDMKLPIQYAMAYPFRIKNDFPRFNFTDYPSLTFEKPDLETFPNLQLAFQALKTGGNMPCALNAANEIAVQAFLEDKISFLKMSELIDKTLQKIALIKNPGLSEYQQTDTEARAISRNLL; via the coding sequence ATGTCAACAAAAAAAATTGCAATCTTAGGTTCAACAGGCAGCATTGGTACGCAGGCCATAGAAGTGATTAAGGCAAATCCTGATATTTTCACAGCTGAAGTATTGGTAGCCAACGGAAATGCAGAATTACTCATTCAACAAGCCATAGAATTAAATCCCAATGCCGTGGTGATTGCCGACGAACAAAAATATCTTACAGTAAAAAAAGCGCTCGAGTCGTATGATATAAAAGTTTTTGCCGGACAAAAATCCGTTGAGCAAATTGTGGAAATGGAAAGTATTGACGTGGTGCTGGCCAGTATTGTTGGATATGCCGGATTAGCCAGTACCATCAAAGCCATTGAAAACAAAAAAAATATTGCTTTAGCTAACAAGGAAACCTTGGTGGTGGCCGGTGAATTAGTAACTAGGCTAGCGCAGGAAAATGCAGTAAATATTTATCCGGTAGATAGCGAGCATTCCGCCATTTTTCAATGCTTAGCCGGTGAGTGGGAAAATAAAATTGAAAAAATTATACTCACTGCGAGCGGAGGTCCGTTCAGAGGCAAAAAAAGAGATGAATTAACTCAGATCAAAAAAGAACAAGCCTTAAAGCATCCAAACTGGAGCATGGGAGCCAAAGTGACGATAGATTCAGCCAGTTTAATGAACAAGGGATTAGAGGTAATTGAAGCCAAATGGTTATTTAATTTAAAGCCCGAACAAATAGAAGTAATCATTCATCCGCAAAGCATCATTCATAGTTTAGTGCAATTTGAAGATGGAAGTATAAAAGCACAAATGGGTTTGCCTGATATGAAATTACCGATTCAGTATGCGATGGCATATCCATTCCGAATAAAAAATGATTTCCCTCGATTTAATTTTACCGATTATCCTTCACTCACTTTTGAAAAACCCGATTTAGAAACTTTTCCTAATTTACAATTAGCTTTTCAGGCTTTAAAAACAGGAGGAAACATGCCTTGCGCATTAAATGCCGCTAATGAAATTGCCGTTCAGGCCTTTTTAGAAGATAAAATTTCATTTTTAAAAATGAGTGAACTCATTGATAAAACCTTGCAAAAAATTGCGTTAATAAAAAATCCGGGTTTAAGCGAATATCAGCAAACGGACACAGAAGCCAGAGCAATTTCCCGTAATTTGCTCTGA
- the rseP gene encoding RIP metalloprotease RseP: MFIKIAQLFLSLTILVTLHEFGHFWFAKKFKCRVDKFYLFFDFLFPFANVMNFPLFKKKIGDTEYGIGWFPFGGYVQIAGMVDEQMDKSIINSEPQPWELRSKPAWQRLLVMMGGIIVNFVVGILIFWMVLFIWGKTTLPITNLSHGLMVDSTAISMGLRNGDYITSLDGNPVKSVHRIPVEIIMNRVEKIEGVHADGTKFSIPVSDDHRALILKRLKKSLFVNERFIAKVKEVDSTSFASNANMKPGDLFLAVNDIPVKYYDELKTQLNLNKSTKVKLTLLRGTDTIQTSCSVSEKGIIGFVPEETEPTKFVETKYSFAGAFVQGVKDGMEMIIMQAKQLVVIFTVKEAHKQVGGFYTMVQQMAPVWDWHSFWTFTAFLSLALAFMNFLPIPMLDGGYIMFILWEMITRKKVSDKFIYYANNVGLIIVLALMIYANTDWLRN; encoded by the coding sequence ATGTTCATTAAAATAGCTCAATTATTTCTCAGTTTAACCATTTTGGTAACCCTTCACGAATTCGGACATTTTTGGTTTGCCAAAAAATTCAAGTGCCGCGTAGATAAATTTTATCTGTTCTTCGACTTTTTATTCCCCTTTGCCAATGTGATGAACTTTCCACTTTTCAAAAAGAAAATTGGTGATACCGAATATGGTATAGGTTGGTTTCCTTTTGGAGGTTACGTTCAAATAGCGGGTATGGTAGATGAGCAAATGGATAAGAGTATTATCAATAGCGAACCACAGCCCTGGGAATTAAGATCAAAACCGGCCTGGCAGAGATTACTGGTGATGATGGGAGGAATTATTGTGAATTTTGTGGTAGGAATTTTAATTTTCTGGATGGTGTTATTCATTTGGGGTAAAACTACTTTACCCATTACCAACTTAAGTCACGGCTTAATGGTAGATAGTACTGCTATTTCCATGGGATTAAGAAACGGGGATTATATTACTTCATTGGATGGTAACCCGGTGAAATCTGTTCACCGCATTCCCGTTGAAATTATCATGAACAGAGTAGAAAAAATTGAAGGCGTACATGCCGACGGAACTAAATTTTCTATTCCCGTGAGTGATGATCACAGAGCCTTAATTTTAAAACGTTTAAAAAAATCTTTATTTGTAAACGAAAGATTTATTGCCAAAGTAAAGGAAGTAGACAGCACCAGTTTTGCTTCTAATGCCAACATGAAACCCGGTGATTTGTTTCTTGCGGTGAATGATATTCCGGTTAAATATTATGACGAATTAAAAACACAATTGAATTTAAATAAATCCACCAAAGTGAAATTAACTTTACTACGAGGAACAGATACGATTCAAACTTCTTGCAGTGTTTCTGAAAAAGGAATTATTGGTTTTGTACCCGAAGAAACCGAACCCACCAAATTTGTAGAAACCAAATATTCATTTGCCGGAGCTTTTGTACAAGGTGTGAAGGATGGCATGGAAATGATAATTATGCAGGCCAAACAATTAGTTGTAATTTTTACAGTGAAAGAAGCCCATAAGCAAGTGGGTGGTTTTTATACCATGGTACAACAAATGGCTCCGGTGTGGGACTGGCATTCATTCTGGACCTTCACTGCATTTCTTTCTCTTGCTCTGGCTTTCATGAATTTTTTACCCATTCCTATGTTGGACGGAGGATATATCATGTTTATTCTATGGGAAATGATTACCCGCAAAAAAGTAAGTGATAAATTTATTTATTATGCCAATAATGTTGGTTTGATTATTGTTTTGGCATTAATGATTTATGCCAACACCGATTGGCTAAGAAATTAA